The Coccinella septempunctata chromosome 9, icCocSept1.1, whole genome shotgun sequence genomic interval GTAACCAGCTGCTGACAACACCCTCAAATTCCTTATCTGTTGTTTGATAGCCTCTTATAGCTGcatctgaaaaatataaaattttacaGTAAAAGTCGATCAGGTTGAataaagcggtgaacacatatgagcggccgcggccacgatcacgatcgtgacaACCGCGACTGAACCCCGCTAtatcgctgaacagatcgtgatattatgttctagaactgcgcagaggatttaatactagggcgcaacagttttgcgcagtcctagaacaattctcggactgtcagaaagccgaacccgaatacattGAATACAATTTGCATGGGACGAGTTCGATCATTTCTCGATCGTGAACGTGatcgcggccgcggccgctcatatgtgttcaccgctcaATTCGGTACTTTTATGTCTTTGTTTTATGTATTTGCTTGCTATACAAATTCTAAGTCCTCATATCTTTCctgaaaagaaatataatatcTGGTGTCCCAAGGTGAGTGGCCTATCAGATTATTATGGAAACTATTGATGGtaaagatttcaaattttgtggatcGATATTTGTTCATGCAAGGtcatttttaaaataatttacCATCTTCAGTGTTGCCCGATGTATGACAATTTGGCaacaactttgttattttaaatgggacatccggtatttctatttttttatgatactccATAAAATATTAAATCTATTCACTCTTACTTTTTCATACCTATCTTTAACGTTTATTgagttattaattatttttcgaaatttcagatCAAATTGGCGTGTTACGAAAATGACTCTATTTCGCTCAATATGAGATTTAAGTCGGTTTCTGttgatatgaaatatttccatgcAGTGTATCTATAACTGAAATTCGAATAATTACCTTTTAATGTTTTCAGCCATAGCATTTGCCCGATGGCGAAGTTCCCTTTTCTACCTAGCAGGGAACATTTTCTTGCTAGCTTGTCGGACAGAATCTTTTTCAAACCCCGCAAAACATTCTCTTTCCCATTATTTCCCCCCGACAATCTAAAGAATGATtgctaaaaaaataaatgaataaaatattgtgtaAGAACTCATCTATCTGTATTTACCAGTTGTTCTTGCATGAAACTGTTCTCCATAAGCTTTTTGTCAAACTTCaaaagttctttgaattttttgaattgctCAGTTGGAACAGATGAAtgatcaatatttttatattgaatagaGCTTTGTGGGAGGTTTTGCTGTGGGAGATAATTCAGAATTCTCTCAAGTAGGACTCGGTTCTCTGTAACCTGTTTCAAGATTTTCCCTAGAGTTTCTAAAAAAGCGCTGCCTTAATATATTTTCTACAGAATAAATGTAtaattcataaaatatctacATACCAGAGTTTGCTGTGTCTGTGCCGCAATCAACGGAATCTGTAAAAAGCAAAAGATGTGAAAAATCCATTCATCAAGAAAATAATATATATGTTTTTACCTTCATATGTTGCTATTATCTCAAAATTTCTGTTAGCAGGTTCTTCTTCAGGTACCCCTAATTGAATTTCATGATTATTCGTTAATTCATAAGGAGCAGGAACTGGGGGTGGTGGCATCAATTCTGTTGATGTGAACGACACTAAAATGTTTAATTATTCATAAGCTTTAAACTCATATAAATCAACAAAGTATAAATGTACCAGTATCTGCAAGTGATTCTTGATCTTCTGTCAATGTGAAATTTGGAGGATTAGGTATATTGCCGtcctcctcattggaagaatATGAGAATTCTTGTTTTCTATTATCCCTCCTCTTCCTTAGTCGActagaattattatttttatcgttttcatctgtcccttcactcatttcttttttttttcataagcaATCGCTTCTTCGTAGGTCACTGAAATATATAATTCCAATCAATAAATTCActaaattataatattatttttcatttcattttcatcgATATCAATAGAAATCTACATATTATGTAGATTTccattcatattaatttctatcAATTTCCTCACTTGGTGCATTGATGAGATTTACAACTCCAAATTTCTCCCACGTTGCATAATCTGGAGAGGATGCTCGTTGTATATGTTTTCGCGTTCTCTCCTTAGGCCACCAAGTACTGGTACTTATTCCATTTTCTTTTATAAGCCATTTTGTTGGAATTGTTGAGATTGTTTTATCTTCGCCAATAAACTCAACAACTGTCCACTGGGACATAAAATAGAACATTAGGCAGgtataaataaaacaataatgaATTTCGGATGAAATGTAATGATTGAAATTGCAGAAATAATTGATTCACATATCCGGCTAATGCTTCTATAGAAATTTAGAATTATCAAAGGATCTAACACTAACAGaaggtgttcctaaattgaagatacaaacaagaagGGGTGATCTGCTCATGTTTTCGAAAATCATAAATGGTTAACGCATTTaatagtaaggcaggtaaataataaacgaaattaattcagattcaAAGCACCCGCTGATAAAAGGCCGTCAATTGATTCCAATTTCGTAGTGGAATGagttgttgctctgacgaggtcaaatgagaccgaaaccatggtcagcattcACCCTTTTTCGATGAAATGGTATTTCTGTCAATACTTTGAGTGATATGGTactttgttagttcgatttaggtCGTAACAtgtgttgatttaattatcagCGGGTGTTATGCATGTGAATTTACTTCATTTGTTTTCGAGAATAATACAAGATAAGATGAAAGCACTATCAATTCGATGTTTCATTTTGGATTAATGGAAAAACGATGAATTTTTCATCGTCAGGaaatttcatacattttttcaaaacttcagtagataaaatttgttttttttcttttctatttgaATCTACAATACCTATTTTGAATGTATCCCAAGAATTACAAGGATTTGTATATAGAGGTGAAATTTCATTAAAGCACTCCCCATAAAGGAAtgtttcttgatttttttcaaaaatagtttCAATGATGAAAACGCAACTGTTTTTCAACAAAACACAACAATCTTTTTCATTAGCTACTAATATATAATTTTCCAACACAATCCTCTTAAAGTAGTTAACACCATTAACCTCTCCAATACTACATTCAAGTCTGGGATACTTCAAATTAATATCCTCCGTTAATATGTCTCTCTCTTTAAGCCTATTGAGCACTTGCTGAAGTGGATTTCTTGAGAATTTCACAAGTTTTTTCACTTGGtataaataattttcgaatttgaaagcaCTAAAGTTATCAAGGCTTCCATGTATCCTACAGTCGCCACATAAATGTAATAAATTATGCACATTGTATGACATATGTTCCTGGCCATATAAGTCCTTATAATATTTTACAAAATATAGTAGTAATGAGGAAGCTACTTGTAATTTTTCTTCACTCAAATTTTTGGTACATAATAATCTAATAGATACATGTAGTGACATAAAATGTTTATATTGGGAAGGTGAAATAATTTTAGATAAAACTAGGGGGCCAGTATATAACAGAAGTAGTCGGAATTCTGTTGCCTTGAATCGATCTACGTCAGTAAAAAACCGCGGTGTTCTAGCAAATTCTGCTGGAATACACTTTTTCAGTTTCTCAATCACCTCTTCTGATTTCGATAAGTTTTGCTGAATGATTCTGACCTTTTTATTCCCCTTGATCCAAAATTGCACTAAACGTTTCATTATACCCAGACATACAAGGTGCATGTAATCAAGGGGAACTTGGTTTACTAAATCTATATCAAGTTCTTCGAAGGGGCTAACGCCCTGATGGTATTCTTCGTCGACTTTATTTCTAAAGTCGACATCAGTTCTGGGTTGTGAATGCAGCTCTGGAAAATAAACACGCCCACAATAATCACCCTCTATGGTACATTAAGTGCAGCTAAAGTATCCACTATGTCCTTTGACACACAAGACATATGATTTTGCAGGTGCGTCGCAAATGATTCTATTCAGAACAGGATAAAAGACATCATTATCGATTTTGAGTCCTTCAGTtcccagaaatttcatttcttcaatgaatggTCTCAAATACTCATG includes:
- the LOC123321073 gene encoding uncharacterized protein LOC123321073, translating into MSEGTDENDKNNNSSRLRKRRDNRKQEFSYSSNEEDGNIPNPPNFTLTEDQESLADTVSFTSTELMPPPPVPAPYELTNNHEIQLGVPEEEPANRNFEIIATYEDSVDCGTDTANSETLGKILKQVTENRVLLERILNYLPQQNLPQSSIQYKNIDHSSVPTEQFKKFKELLKFDKKLMENSFMQEQLQSFFRLSGGNNGKENVLRGLKKILSDKLARKCSLLGRKGNFAIGQMLWLKTLKDAAIRGYQTTDKEFEGVVSSWLRQANLRYIRKKHQAEMK